Proteins from a single region of Acidobacteriota bacterium:
- a CDS encoding GntG family PLP-dependent aldolase produces the protein MNYIDLRSDTVTKPTDEMREAMARAEVGDDVYGEDPTARRLQERAAEIVGKEASLFVPSGTMGNQISVRLHTQPGQEVIVEERSHMFNMEMAGMAVISGVLAHPVRCPDGMMDWESIEAAIRPRSSYFAQTGLVAVENTQNLAGGTVMSFERMQEIAERAHGLGLPVHLDGARIFNAAIVLKRGVAEIAALFDSVMFCLSKGLGAPVGSMIAGSREFIDRAVPVRRMLGGGMRQAGVLAAAGLVALEKMTARLEEDHANAQLLARGLAENHGVRIDLDRVQTNILVFDIAGTGQTTAEFSAKLKQRGVLANGINAREMRMVTHKDVSQRDCETALGAIREALREKNTDHADSTGSH, from the coding sequence GTGAACTACATCGATCTGCGAAGCGACACGGTTACGAAGCCAACCGATGAAATGCGAGAAGCAATGGCCCGTGCCGAGGTTGGCGATGATGTCTACGGCGAAGACCCGACAGCCCGCCGACTGCAAGAACGCGCCGCCGAGATTGTTGGCAAGGAAGCTTCTCTGTTCGTGCCCTCGGGCACCATGGGCAATCAGATCTCGGTGAGACTTCACACCCAACCCGGCCAGGAAGTCATCGTCGAAGAGCGAAGTCACATGTTCAACATGGAGATGGCGGGAATGGCGGTTATCAGCGGCGTCCTTGCACACCCCGTTCGATGTCCGGATGGAATGATGGACTGGGAGTCTATAGAAGCCGCCATTCGGCCTCGCAGCTCTTACTTCGCGCAGACCGGCCTTGTTGCAGTCGAGAACACCCAGAACCTCGCCGGCGGCACTGTTATGTCGTTCGAGCGGATGCAAGAGATCGCCGAGCGCGCTCACGGGTTGGGCCTGCCTGTTCATCTGGATGGAGCGCGCATCTTCAATGCCGCAATAGTCCTCAAGCGCGGCGTCGCCGAGATCGCTGCGTTGTTTGACTCGGTGATGTTCTGCTTATCGAAGGGGCTCGGCGCGCCGGTTGGCTCGATGATCGCAGGCTCGCGCGAATTCATCGATCGGGCCGTGCCGGTTCGCAGAATGCTAGGCGGAGGTATGCGGCAAGCTGGCGTGCTGGCGGCCGCGGGATTGGTTGCGCTCGAGAAGATGACTGCGCGGCTCGAAGAGGACCACGCGAACGCACAGTTGTTGGCGAGAGGGCTTGCCGAGAATCACGGCGTTAGGATTGACCTCGATAGAGTGCAAACGAACATCCTGGTCTTTGACATAGCCGGCACGGGACAGACGACGGCGGAATTCTCCGCGAAGCTCAAGCAGCGCGGCGTGCTAGCTAACGGGATCAACGCGCGCGAGATGCGCATGGTGACGCACAAAGACGTTTCGCAGCGCGACTGCGAGACGGCTCTGGGAGCCATTCGTGAGGCGCTGCGAGAAAAGAACACGGATCATGCGGATTCGACGGGTTCACACTGA
- the ilvA gene encoding threonine ammonia-lyase has protein sequence MINLSPQVFQEAKARVAPHVYHTPLLTSRLLSEQTGFDIRLKAEIFQRTGSYKIRGPLNKFAHLSDDERRRGVICSSAGNHAQGVALAAKLNGMRAVVVMAENATPSKIEATRAYGAEVVLHGMIWDEANEKAKQLCEERGLTYIHPFDDPHLIAGQGTLGLEIYEDFPEAEVVVVPIGGGGLISGVSMALKGLNPQIKIVGVESSGAPAMKLSVEQGHLVTLDTVDCVIDGLKVKRVGEHTFDAVRQFVDEVVALPDSEIFEALIWIMSHCKLVVEGAAAASVAAVLKGLVKAPRGSKVVCVLSGGNLNLQQLKGLKWN, from the coding sequence ATGATCAATCTATCTCCGCAGGTCTTCCAGGAAGCAAAGGCCCGAGTGGCGCCTCACGTCTATCACACTCCCCTTCTGACGTCGCGATTGTTGAGCGAACAAACCGGTTTCGATATTCGCCTCAAAGCCGAGATCTTTCAGCGAACCGGTTCCTATAAGATCCGCGGGCCGCTCAACAAGTTCGCGCACCTCTCTGACGACGAGCGGCGCCGAGGGGTGATCTGTTCATCGGCCGGCAATCACGCTCAAGGTGTCGCGCTCGCCGCGAAGCTGAACGGCATGCGCGCGGTCGTCGTGATGGCTGAGAACGCGACGCCTTCCAAGATCGAAGCGACTCGTGCTTACGGCGCCGAGGTCGTGTTACACGGGATGATTTGGGATGAGGCAAACGAAAAGGCAAAGCAGCTCTGCGAAGAACGCGGTCTTACCTACATCCATCCGTTCGACGATCCACACTTGATAGCCGGGCAAGGGACTCTCGGGTTGGAAATATACGAAGACTTCCCCGAAGCCGAAGTAGTAGTTGTTCCAATCGGCGGAGGCGGGTTGATCTCCGGCGTCTCGATGGCGCTCAAGGGGTTGAACCCACAAATAAAGATCGTCGGCGTGGAATCGTCCGGGGCGCCGGCTATGAAGTTGAGCGTCGAGCAAGGCCATCTGGTAACGCTCGACACGGTTGACTGCGTCATCGACGGGCTAAAGGTGAAGCGAGTCGGCGAGCACACGTTCGACGCAGTTCGCCAGTTTGTTGATGAAGTGGTCGCTCTACCCGATTCAGAGATATTCGAAGCGCTGATCTGGATCATGTCGCACTGCAAGCTGGTAGTCGAAGGCGCTGCTGCCGCATCGGTGGCCGCCGTCTTGAAGGGCCTGGTCAAAGCGCCTCGCGGTTCAAAGGTCGTGTGCGTGCTGAGCGGCGGGAACTTGAACCTGCAACAGCTCAAAGGATTAAAGTGGAATTGA
- a CDS encoding DUF433 domain-containing protein has protein sequence MKSQRRKEMGEYVVADPEICHGQLTIRGTRILVKDLLYYVADGKDWDWICSAFDRKVSREAIAEAVRLAGDALVGRTPKRRTDKRQRAA, from the coding sequence ATGAAATCGCAGAGACGAAAAGAGATGGGCGAATACGTCGTTGCCGATCCTGAGATTTGTCATGGACAGCTCACGATCAGGGGAACGCGCATACTTGTCAAGGACTTACTCTACTATGTCGCCGATGGAAAAGACTGGGACTGGATTTGTTCCGCCTTCGACCGAAAGGTCAGCCGCGAAGCGATCGCCGAAGCTGTGCGTTTGGCGGGCGACGCGCTGGTTGGTAGAACTCCCAAGCGAAGGACTGACAAACGGCAGCGTGCTGCGTGA